In the genome of Dromiciops gliroides isolate mDroGli1 chromosome 1, mDroGli1.pri, whole genome shotgun sequence, the window aagcttATTCCATTGAGATTATTTTCCCAAGCATTTTTCCTTGGGAGTCATGACCActgaaattaactttttttcagtgaaattataGTAGTGCAAACATACTGTTTTCAATGAATAGGATATGTAGGATAAAGTGCAATGTAAGTAAACATGGATTTTAACCTAATTAGACTTTCTTAGTCCTTGATAAACATGAAATGTTAAGAAGAAACGaattaaaattggaaagaaaagaagattccACTAGGAGTAATAACTCTTTAGACTTTAAATAAGCTTCAGAATTCAGGACTACTCTGCATTCTCTGTCACTGCCAaactggggagtgggggggatACTTAGGCACTATAGCTTCCATTCCTAGTCCCTCATACTTTCTACAAACTAGAGACTACAGAATTACTGCTGTTTCAGACTATAAATTCAGGCACTTTTCAGCAAAGGCCTTTATTTTCTTCTGCTCAAGATgtcagaaaaagaggattttttgtttgttttggtttggggttttttggtttataAATCTGAGGAAATATACAGAGAAAATTCTAGAGAATATTTCATATTATGCATGTGAAAATATTGTAGTGTAAAAGTCCCTTCTGAATTTAGAGCAGTAAGAAATTTGGGTTAAGGCCTAAAACATATTTTGCTTCCCTATTTATAAACGAAGCAGACATAAAAGTAATAATgacctaatttttaaaagttaacagTTTCTCAATTGCCTTTTATTGTATACAGGTTTGTAACTTAGTAATTATCCCTCCAATCATCTGCTTTGATGTGACAAAAAAGTGATAATGATTTCCAAACATAAACAAGAACTCCctaataaaaatcttatttttatatattatgtcTTAATTTAAGAAATGCTATTTAACCTTCAAAAAGTCATCCAATGAGATAATCAGTGAAGTCACTGTTAAAAAGCACACATTTTAATAACTACAATTTCTCCAAAAGTAGTTTCTTTAACATCTATACTGTCAAGGCTATAAAGTTTGAAGTGggttttatataaattaaatgtGGAGGCAATTTGGCTAAGAGAATCCCACCTTAGGACTTCTGCAGTTATGGCCTCAAAGTCAAATGTTTATACCAAATAACTTTACTTTGAAAAAATGAAGAGGACTCATACAATTTCACAGAGTTATCACCTGTATTTTTATGGACTGTCAGCCCTTGGTTTGGGTACCAACTGCTTTCCCAAACTGCCTTTTTGTTGGTATGTAAGTGCAGTATAACTACAGCTGAGCTGTCCTTAGTGCTACCAGGTAGGATTTAATACAGAAGTTTTCACATGATACAGTGACCTGCTGACAAGGATGTGTGTGGACCTAGTAACCTGTTAtattatcaaaagaaaaatgagcagCTAATGCATTAAAAAGtgaagatgactttttttttgccctCCCACATTTTGAGCTTTCATTTAAAAGGACATACTTTATTCTCACAGAGCCACAAGTCAAATTTCATTTCAGCATTGAATGCTATGTAAGAAATTCTACTGCTTTTTGGCAAATGAGTTTAATACATTTCTACAATTTACAAGGCCAATAAAATGTTtaagaaccaaaagagaaaagatcagaaggaaaagaattggaaatgaaaaaagAGTTTGGCAAGAAAACATTTCCCATTTTAAACCACACAAGACTACTGTTTTCCCTTATTTCATAATACATCACTGACACTGGGGAGAATCTCATAGACCTTAAATTAATTGCTGAGGCAAGTCTGTTGTTAACAAAAAGGACCTTCTGAAAATTTAAATGTTtccatgcaaaacacatttcagtCCCAGAAAATTGGGCCCTTTATAATGGAAACACTGGATAGGCCAACCTATATGTAAGCTATTGCCACTCAAATCCACTTTCAAGTCACCTTTTCAATTAACGTAATACTATAAGGTTTCTGAGAGTCAGAGAAGTGACCATTCTAGAAAAGTTCAATACTGCAATTTTAATCTTAGGAcctccatttaaattttttaagtttGTTAGAAAAAACATATTTAGAATAGTGAGAAAGGAAGTCAAATTTTACTGCAGGTTAAAACAtttccacaaaacaaaaaagcaacttAATGTTAACCCAGCCAAGCCAGTAGTAGATGAATTTAATTTTACATGGGTCACAAGCAAAAAGATGCTGAAGACTGAATTTTGACAGTAgccctttaaaatggaaattgaagagTACCTTATGTCCAACAGTTCTAGTTAGAAATCAATGCTGGCAAAGACATTAATATTCTAAGGCTTACCCAAATCTGAATACATTAGCACAATTTAAATGCTTCAAAAAAAGTTTCCTAATATAAAAATGATTCCTTGTTTTAACAGTTGCAACAAAACAATTCCAGTTCTACTTCTTTGAAGTTTTCCTAATCACACAAACCTAAGAAGAAACTTTATAACTGTACTGTTTGCATCTAAATTCAATtagaaacattcattttaaagaacCAATTTTATATTAAACTCACTACTGTTTCTTATAGTTGTTTTTACCTTAACTACTGCATGCCAGAGGTTTGCTAATGCAAAAGCTCGTAGAGCTAGCAACCACAGCGCTATCTGAACATTGTTTGTTGTACATTTTAAACTTGAAAGCATTTTCTTATATTCTATTGTTTGCTCTGAAGACATGAAGTTTagatagtcaaggaaaacatatTTTGTTTCATCATTCAGAAGCACTTCAGGGTATTCACACAGTGTTGCAGAAAGGACGGAATGCAGGTAAGAGAGTTCCAACTCAGTGCCTACCTCCTCAAAAAATGCACTTTGCAGTTCATCCTCAAAGATTCCCATTTCTAACCGTAGCaagtttactttttgtttgtatGGTAGTTCTGAGAGCCAGAAATTTGCAAACCGTACAAAATTATGTCCTACGTGACACCACTCTCTGAGGTCATTAATAGAACAGATAGCTCTTTCCAGCCAGTCACTCACTATTGCTTCATTAATACCACAGAAAATCTTAGTAAAATGTTCTTTTGCAGGAAAAACCACATTAACTGACTCTTTCTGAGCAGCTGCTTTAGTTGAATTTCTTCTTGATTTTCTCAAATAAGGAGGCATTTTGTTACCAATGTGTGGCAATGGATCAGCCTTACTCAAATAATTCTTCATCTCAGAAGAGAATAGCTCTTTGTGTAAACTTCTGTTAAAATCAACTCCAGGTTTACTTGACCAGGAGCATGTGTCTGATAGATGAGGGATCTCCTTCTGCTGTCTTATATTAACTTTACAAAATGGTTTGCTGGAATCAACATCTTCTTCTCCTTTCATGTTAATGAGGCAACTGCCCAGAGTAGTTCTTCTGTCTCTCATAGTTTCCATCTTAGGAAGCAGTAAACCCAGAAATAGCACTTTGTTACAGTCAGCTGAATATATTCAGTGGATCTCAATATGtacctgaaaaaaaatgatcaaattaatacatttttaaaattataatcttaaaatattgaaaacaaaaaccTAGAACAGCTTTTAAATCTTGATACTTAGGAATCAATATATTCTTTAAGAAATGTGAAAGATACTAATGGGTGACTCCTATATGTGAAAAGCACAATAGAGGTCTAAATTCAAGTAAAAACCTAtcctaaacaaaagaaaatacgtAGATTTCATAATCTTTAAAGgaactgttatttttaaaattccattatttACTCTTATAAGGAAACCCTCAAGCTAAATACATCACTACATGATTTGTCCTACTCCCTCCCTCACCATTTACAGTTTAATTTcaaactccttttaaaaaaataagccagTAGGTGTTGGAAATGCTGACTAAAGTCAGGAAGTCAGCATCAACTACGCAATTATTGTAAATATCTTTTATTACCATGTCTataggaaattaatgaaaaaggaaGTTTTTAGAACAAGTCCTTCAAATGCATCTTTGAAACATGTTTTCATGAAGGCTCTGGATGAgttttactaaatatttttgaattaacTTACATAGTTCATGATATCATTCATAACTTATATACAGCTGCCAGAAAGTGCTTCttttggggaaaggagagaaaggaaatgtaGCAGCCCTTCAGAATATCAGAACCTGGAGGCATAAATTAAACCtgaaaattaagtttaaaaggAGAAGGCAGTAAAATGTTTCTTAAAAAGCCCCCGGACTTTCCCTGCTATCTGTAGGTACAGTTGCAATAGAACATCCacttttctatttgaatctgaGGATTCTGATGCATGAGGCCACCTAGGAAACTTGCAGAGACAAAAGTTGACTAGCCCACacaatatgtttttttgttttgttttgttttagtgaggcaattagggttaagtgacttgcccagggtcacacagctagtaagtgtcaagtgtctgagactagatttgaactcaggtcctcctgaatccagggccagcgctttatccactgcacgacctagctgccccttagcccaCACAATATGAAAATCTAGTTCCTCATATCTCTGGAATTTTTTCTGTAAAGAAAAAGTCAGTATGCCATTGAAGAATTGCTATTTTTGTAAGTCTACGAATACTTTAAATTTGCTCCAAATCATAACTATTTTCTGTAATTTATTGAATTACATAGTTGCTCATTACTAATCTTCTGAAATAACTAGTCATGTTtaattcaaatgaaagcaaggaaaTATACTTGAATTGCCACTTGACATCACTCAGTATCTTCTGTAAAAAGCAAGTAGATATTAGATAAAATAGCATTTTTACAGTCagaaatcacaaaatttcagagctagaagcaaCTTCAGTGGCCATTTAAATCCATCCCATACCCTAAAAATCCTCTTCACATCATCCCTAGATTAATGATCACACAGCCTTCTCCAATGAGAAGGCACCCACTCTACTTTAAGGCagtctattccacttttggaaagctTTAATTGGAAGGAAGTTTCCTTatatccaggcagctaggtgacaagagtggagagagtgctgggcttggagtctggaagattcttcctgagttcagtctggcctcagacacttaccagctgtgtgaccctggggaaataacttaacccctatttgcctcagtacctcttctataaaaatgagctggagaagaaaatggcaaaacagtcctgtatgtttgctaagaaaaacctgaacaggatcacaaagaatcagacattactgaaaacaactgaacaacaacaacaaactccttATATCAAATCTTTGAAAATTGCAACCACTGCTTCAAATCCTGATCCCTGAGGCCAAGCTGAATAAATCTAATCATTCTTAGTGACAGTCCTTcagtacttgaagacagctattatcCACCACCACCCTGTAACCCCATCCAGTCTTCTGTTCTTTAGGCTAAACATATTGCTTTCTTTGAAATTAATCTCATGGAATTCAAGCTTTTACCATACCGCTTAGcctcctctggacattctccagttTATTAATGTTCTTCTTAAAATGAGTTGCCCAAAACTAAACACCATCCTCAAAGATATGGTGTGACTATGGCAGCGTACAACAGGACTACTATTGAAGGAAGCCACAGGAAATTCTTAAGACCATGAAGGACTAAATGAATTATTCAGTACTGAAATTTTGCTAAGTTTAAACATGtaatggcctcaaacacttgacacttactagctgtgtgaccctgggcatgtcacttaaccccaactgcctcaccaaaaaaagaaaagaaaaaagaaaacaatataaggggcagctaggtggcacagtggataaagcactgtccctga includes:
- the FAM220A gene encoding protein FAM220A isoform X1, whose amino-acid sequence is METMRDRRTTLGSCLINMKGEEDVDSSKPFCKVNIRQQKEIPHLSDTCSWSSKPGVDFNRSLHKELFSSEMKNYLSKADPLPHIGNKMPPYLRKSRRNSTKAAAQKESVNVVFPAKEHFTKIFCGINEAIVSDWLERAICSINDLREWCHVGHNFVRFANFWLSELPYKQKVNLLRLEMGIFEDELQSAFFEEVGTELELSYLHSVLSATLCEYPEVLLNDETKYVFLDYLNFMSSEQTIEYKKMLSSLKCTTNNVQIALWLLALRAFALANLWHAVVKVKTTIRNSSEFNIKLVL